The DNA region CGATGTCGAAGGTGACCTCGATCTGCGGCACGCCGCGCGGCGCCGGGGGGATTCCCACCAGCTCGAAGCGCCCCAGCGTCTTGTCGTCGGCGGCCATCTCGCGCTCGCCCTGGAGCACGTGGACCGAGACGAGCGGCTGGTTGTCCACCGCGGTGGAGAACACCTGCGACTTCTTGCAGGGCACGGTGGTGTTCTTCTCGATGATCTTCGTGAAGACGCCGCCGGCGGTCTCGACGCCGAGCGACAGCGGCGTCACGTCGAGCAGCAGGACGTCCTTCACCTCGCCCTTCAGCACGCCGCCCTGGATGGCGGCGCCCACCGCCACCACCTCGTCCGGGTTGACGCCCTTGTGCGGCTCCTTGCCGAAGAAGCGGCGCACCACCTCCTGCACCTTCGGCATGCGCGTCATGCCGCCGACCAGGATGACCGTGTCCACCTGGCCCACGCCCACGCCCGCGTCCTTGAGCGCGGTCTTGCACGGCCCGATGGTCTTCTCCACCAGGTCGCCGACCAGCTCCTCCAGCGTGGCGCGGTCGATGGTCTCGGCGAGGTGCTTCGGCCCGGTCGCGTCGGCGGTGATGAACGGGAGGTTCACCTCGGTCTCGCCGGCGCTGGACAGCTCGTGCTTGGCCCGCTCGGCGGCCTCCTTCAGCCGCTGCAGCGCCATGCGGTCGCGGCGCAGGTCGATGCCGTTCTGCTCCTGGAACCGCTTCGAGAGCCAGTCCATGAGCCGCTGGTCGAAGTCCTCGCCGCCCAGGAACGTGTCGCCGTTGGTGGCCTTCACCTCGAACACGCCCTGGTTCAGCTCGAGGATGGTGATGTCGAACGTGCCGCCGCCGAGGTCGTACACCGCCACGCGCTCCGACTTGCCCGCCTGCTGCTTGTCGATGCCGTAGGCGAGCGCGGCCGCGGTGGGCTCGTTGATGATGCGCAGCACGTTCAGGCCGGCGATGCGGCCCGCGTCCTTGGTGGCCTGGCGCTGGGCGTCGTTGAAGTAGGCCGGGCAGGTGACGATCGCCTCGGTGACCGGCTCGCCCAGGTAGTCCTCCGCGGTCTGCTTCATCCGCGCCAGCACCATGGCCGAGATCTCGGCGGGCGAGTAGCCCTTGCCGCCCACGTCCACCCAGGCGTCGCCGTTGTCGGCCGCCACGATCCGGTAGGGCACGAGCCCCGCCGACCGCTGCACCTCGGCGTCCCCGAACTTGCGGCCGATGAGCCGCTTCACCACGTAGACGGTGG from Anaeromyxobacter dehalogenans 2CP-C includes:
- the dnaK gene encoding molecular chaperone DnaK, whose translation is MSKVIGIDLGTTNSCVSVMEGGEVVVIPNSEGSRTTPSMVAFTEGGERLVGQIAKRQAITNPESTVYVVKRLIGRKFGDAEVQRSAGLVPYRIVAADNGDAWVDVGGKGYSPAEISAMVLARMKQTAEDYLGEPVTEAIVTCPAYFNDAQRQATKDAGRIAGLNVLRIINEPTAAALAYGIDKQQAGKSERVAVYDLGGGTFDITILELNQGVFEVKATNGDTFLGGEDFDQRLMDWLSKRFQEQNGIDLRRDRMALQRLKEAAERAKHELSSAGETEVNLPFITADATGPKHLAETIDRATLEELVGDLVEKTIGPCKTALKDAGVGVGQVDTVILVGGMTRMPKVQEVVRRFFGKEPHKGVNPDEVVAVGAAIQGGVLKGEVKDVLLLDVTPLSLGVETAGGVFTKIIEKNTTVPCKKSQVFSTAVDNQPLVSVHVLQGEREMAADDKTLGRFELVGIPPAPRGVPQIEVTFDIDANGIVHVSAKDLGTGKQQQIRITASSGLSEEEIQRMIRDADANKADDRVKKELADLKNNAEGLIYTTEKSLEEYASALKEEDLAEIRADLDALKAVLPGADPAVIKDALTRLEGSAYRIADAIYAQQGGSTS